Below is a window of Candidatus Dadabacteria bacterium DNA.
AGTCCGCGACCCGGAGAGGACGATTCCGGTCGGCATGTTCTACGCGCTGGGGGTTTCCGTTCTGGTTTACGGCCTCGGCTCTCTGGTGATGGTGGGGATAGTTCCGCTTGACCGGCTGATTGGAAACCCCACGCTTCCGGCGGATGCGGCAAGCGCGATCTTCGGCAAGGCGGGGCTTTACTTTATCTCCCTTGCCGCCATTGCCGCATTCATTTCGGTTGCCAACGCGGGCACGCTCACGGCGTCCCGCTACCCTCTGGCGATGAGCCGGGACAACGCAATACCGCGCGTGTTTATGAAAATATCGCCGAGCGGCACGCCCATTTACGGGCTTGTTCTCACGGTCGCCGCCACCGCGCTCACGCTTGTGCTGCTGGACCCCGCAAGGATAGTGAAACTCGCAAGCGCCTTTCAACTTCTGGTGTTTGCGATTCTGTGCTTCTCGGTGATTGTGATGAGGGAGAGCAGGATTGACTCCTACGACCCCGGATACAGGTCGCCCCTTTACCCGTGGATGCAGATTGCGGGCGTGGTTTCGTCCATGTGGCTTTTTGCAAGCGTAGGGCTGTCCGCCAAGGTGTTCACTGTGGCGGTGGTGGTGGTGTGCGTGCTGTGGTACCGGACTCACATGCGCGACAAGATCAAGCGCGGCGGCGCGATATTCCACCTGTTTGAAAATCTCGGCCGCTCCCGCTACGAGGGGCTGGACACCGAACTCAGGGAAATACTCAAGGAAAAGGGTCTCAGAAAAGACGACCCGTTTGACCGCCTGATGGCGGGCAGCGCGGTGATAGACCTCGGAGACCGCTCCGACCTTGATTTTGAGGCAGTGGCGCGCATGGTGTCCGAGGAACTCGCGCCGCGCGTCCGGCGGGTGGGCCCCGATGCGCTTGCGAAGGGTTTCATAAGCGGCACGGGCGTGGGAATGACGCCCGTTACCGAGGAGGGCGTCGCGCTTCCGCATTTGCGGCTTGACGGCATTGACCGGATGGAGATAGCGATAGTGCGCTCCCTTGCCGGCGTGAGCATACCGCCCGGCACCGGCGGAGGGCGGGCGGTGAAGGCAAAGGCGCTGTTTTTCCTCGTCAGCCCGAAGGACGAGACAAACCTTCACCTCAGAATGCTTGCCGGGCTTGCGAAGATCGTTGAAGACAAGGGCTTTTTCGGCGACTGGACGCGCGCCGCCGGAGAGGACGGCATAAGGGAAATCTTTACCCGCAGCGAGCAGATAATCTCCGTTGACATCGCCGGGTGGGAGCGTCCCTCCCATGCGCTCACGGGCAGGCCGCTCAAGGATTTGAGTCTTCCCGCGGGCTGTCTGGTGGCGCTTGTCCGGCGCGGCGGTCAAACGGTTGTGCCCGGCCCGATGACGGTTCTTCTGGAGGGCGATTCCGTTACTTTTGTGGGCGAGCCGCATGCGGTTGAGGAAATCAAGAGAAGGTATCTGGATTAAGCGGTGAAATACGAGGCGGTAATTTTTGACCTTGACGGGACGCTTGTTGACTCCGTGGCGGACATAGCGGCGGCGGCGAACTCGTCTCTTCTCGCCCTCGGTTTTGCCGGTCGGGATGTTGACGAATACAAGTTTTTTATCGGCGGCGGCGCGGAGGAGATGATAAAAAAGGCGCTTCCCCCGGATGCCTCCCCCGCCGATGTGTCTGCGTGCCTTGAGGGGTTTATGGCATCCTACAGGGAGGCATTTGATGTGCGCACAAAACTGTATGACGGGATGGACAAACTGCTCTGTTCGTTGTCGGGCAGGGGCGTTAAACTGGCGGTGCTTTCCAACAAGCCGCACGAGATGACCTCAAAAATAGCGGTCAGTCTGCTTTCCCGCTGGGATTTTGCCGAGATAGTGGGGCACAGCGAGCGCACGCCGAGAAAGCCCGACCCGGCGGGCGCGGAGGGCGTTTGCAGAAGAATGGGCGTTGCGGCGGACAAAACGGCGCTTGTCGGCGATTCCGCCGTGGATATGGAAACCGCGGTCGCCGCCGGAATGCTTCCCGTGGGCGCGCTGTGGGGGTTTCGGGGCAGGGATGAACTGGTGCGCTCCGGAGCGCGTCATGTCATAGGCCGCCCGGAGGAACTTGAGGGCGTTTTGGAGTAAATGGCAAAAGGGATACAAACAAAACTCGGCATTTTGGGCGGGGGGCAGCTCGGCAAGATGCTGTGCCTTGCGGCGGGCAACTGGAATCTGCATACACGGGTTCTTGACCCGTCTGAGGACTGCCCGGCGGCAAAGTTTTGCGCGGAGTTTGTTCAGGGCGATTTCAGCAATTACGATGATGTGATGAAGTTCGGCGGGGGTCTTGACGTTCTCACGATAGAGATAGAGCATGTGAACACGGACGCGCTGAGGGAACTTGGGAAACGGGGTTTGAGTGTCTGTCCCTCCGCTGAAATCATCTCCTGCATACAGGACAAAGGGTCTCAGAAGCAGTTTCTCCGGGACAACCAAATCCCCTGCGCTCCCGCGAAGGGCTCTTTGGGAACTGTGTTTAAGTCTTCCGCAGAGATAAAAGCCGCCGTCCGCTCCGGCGATTTAAGTTGTCCCTTTGTTCATAAACTGTGCAGGGGCGGTTATGACGGGCGCGGGGTGTTTATTGTCCGCTCGGACTCCGACCTTGACGGGCTTCTTGAAGGCGAAGCCATAGTTGAGGAGTTCATTGACATAGAGAAGGAGATTTCGGTCATCATTGCGCGAAATGCGTATGACAAGACCGAGTGCTTCCCGCCGGTTGAAATGGTGTTCAATGACAGGGCGAACCTTGTGGAGTATGTCGCCTGTCCGGTTCGCGGGGTTGACCCGCGCGCGCTCAAAGAGGCGGAAGAACTTGCCGTCCGTATTGCGAAACTCTGGAATCTGCGCGGAATAATGGCGATTGAGATGTTCCTTACAAAAAGCGGTGATGTTCTGGTCAATGAGTGCGCCCCGCGCCCGCACAACAGCGGCCACCACACGATAGAGGCGTGCGAAACCTCCCAATACGAGCAGTGCCTCCGTGCGGTTTTAGGCATGCCGCTTGGAAGCACAAGGCGTAAAACAGCGTCCGTTATGGTAAACATCCTCGGAGAGCCGGGGCACGAGGGGGAGGCGGTTTATGACGGGCTGGAAGAGTGTATGAAGGTGAAGGGGGCGGGTTTCCACATTTACGGCAAGCGGCGCACAAAGCCGTTCCGCAAGATGGGGCATGTTACCGTTACGGATGAAGATTTGGATGAAGCCTTTGAAAAAGCGCGTTTCATCAAACAAACTTTGAAGGTGGTGTCATTATGAGCGAGCCGGTTGTAAGCGTTATTATGGGGTCGGATTCCGACCTGAAAGTTATGAGGGAGGCGGCGGACTTTCTGGGCGGGATGGAAATTCCGGCGGAGGTTACGATAGTGAGCGCCCACAGGACTCCCGAACGGCTTTTTGATTTTGCCAAAAAGGCGCACACAAGGGGAATAGAGGTCATCATTGCGGGAGCGGGAGGGGCGGCGCACCTGCCCGGAATGGTGGCGTCAATATCGCCGCTTCCCGTAATCGGCGTGCCGATAAACTCGCGCGGCTCCATTGACGGCGTGGATTCGGTTCTGTCAATAATGCAGATGCCCGCGGGCGTTCCGGTTGCCACAGTGGCGGTTGACGGCGGCAGAAACGCCGGAATTCTCGCGGCGGAGATACTCGGCGTGAAAGACGGGAAGGTCAGGGAAAAGATTGTTGAGTTCAAAAAATCACTCGCCGAAGATGTCCGGAAGAAGTTTGAAAAACTGGAAAAAGAGGGCTATGTGGAGTATTTGAAAGGGAAATGAACGGGCGCAAAA
It encodes the following:
- a CDS encoding 5-(carboxyamino)imidazole ribonucleotide synthase; the protein is MAKGIQTKLGILGGGQLGKMLCLAAGNWNLHTRVLDPSEDCPAAKFCAEFVQGDFSNYDDVMKFGGGLDVLTIEIEHVNTDALRELGKRGLSVCPSAEIISCIQDKGSQKQFLRDNQIPCAPAKGSLGTVFKSSAEIKAAVRSGDLSCPFVHKLCRGGYDGRGVFIVRSDSDLDGLLEGEAIVEEFIDIEKEISVIIARNAYDKTECFPPVEMVFNDRANLVEYVACPVRGVDPRALKEAEELAVRIAKLWNLRGIMAIEMFLTKSGDVLVNECAPRPHNSGHHTIEACETSQYEQCLRAVLGMPLGSTRRKTASVMVNILGEPGHEGEAVYDGLEECMKVKGAGFHIYGKRRTKPFRKMGHVTVTDEDLDEAFEKARFIKQTLKVVSL
- the purE gene encoding 5-(carboxyamino)imidazole ribonucleotide mutase, with the protein product MSEPVVSVIMGSDSDLKVMREAADFLGGMEIPAEVTIVSAHRTPERLFDFAKKAHTRGIEVIIAGAGGAAHLPGMVASISPLPVIGVPINSRGSIDGVDSVLSIMQMPAGVPVATVAVDGGRNAGILAAEILGVKDGKVREKIVEFKKSLAEDVRKKFEKLEKEGYVEYLKGK
- a CDS encoding amino acid permease; translated protein: MEKPSKKLLKELGTKDIFALAVGTSLSAGFFLLPGIAAKEYGLGPSVVIAYMVAVLSLVPVIFSIAELSTAMPRAGGAYYFIDRSLGPLFGTVGGIGTWLALVLKSAFALIGMGYYIALFFPDYKDYIVPFSVVASLALGFINAVGAKSSGGFQKSLVLVLLLILSVFIFSGVAEIKPANLASLGDFSAEALLSTSAMVYISYAGITKVTSLSEEVRDPERTIPVGMFYALGVSVLVYGLGSLVMVGIVPLDRLIGNPTLPADAASAIFGKAGLYFISLAAIAAFISVANAGTLTASRYPLAMSRDNAIPRVFMKISPSGTPIYGLVLTVAATALTLVLLDPARIVKLASAFQLLVFAILCFSVIVMRESRIDSYDPGYRSPLYPWMQIAGVVSSMWLFASVGLSAKVFTVAVVVVCVLWYRTHMRDKIKRGGAIFHLFENLGRSRYEGLDTELREILKEKGLRKDDPFDRLMAGSAVIDLGDRSDLDFEAVARMVSEELAPRVRRVGPDALAKGFISGTGVGMTPVTEEGVALPHLRLDGIDRMEIAIVRSLAGVSIPPGTGGGRAVKAKALFFLVSPKDETNLHLRMLAGLAKIVEDKGFFGDWTRAAGEDGIREIFTRSEQIISVDIAGWERPSHALTGRPLKDLSLPAGCLVALVRRGGQTVVPGPMTVLLEGDSVTFVGEPHAVEEIKRRYLD
- a CDS encoding HAD family hydrolase — its product is MKYEAVIFDLDGTLVDSVADIAAAANSSLLALGFAGRDVDEYKFFIGGGAEEMIKKALPPDASPADVSACLEGFMASYREAFDVRTKLYDGMDKLLCSLSGRGVKLAVLSNKPHEMTSKIAVSLLSRWDFAEIVGHSERTPRKPDPAGAEGVCRRMGVAADKTALVGDSAVDMETAVAAGMLPVGALWGFRGRDELVRSGARHVIGRPEELEGVLE